A segment of the Selenihalanaerobacter shriftii genome:
TTATTTTAATGTTTATTGGTGCGTCCCCAGGTTCTACTGGAGGTGGAGTTAAGACAACTACTTTTGGAGCTTTATTTGCAGTAGTTTATGCTATGGTAACTGGGAGAAGTGATGTAGAACTATTTAAACGACGATTAGCTAAAGAGGTTATCTTTAAAGCATTATCTATAATTATGATTTCATTATTATTAATAGTAGCAGTGACTATGGTCTTAACTATAACAGAGAATATGAAATTTTTAGATCTGTTTTTTGAGACAGTTTCTGCTTTTGGTACTGTGGGATTATCTACAGGTGTAACCGGTGAATTATCAGTAATAGGTAAATTATTAATTACAATTACTATGTTTGCAGGTCGAGTTGGTCCATTAACTTTAGCTTTAGCTATTGGCCGTAAAGAAGAAACAGCTAATATTAGATATCCAGAAGAAAAGATCTTGGTTGGTTAATAAGTTTTAGTTTTGGAGGGGATATAATGAAGCAGTTTATTGTAATAGGGTTAGGACGTTTTGGAAGTAGTGTGGCAACTACTTTAGCAGAAAAAGGACATGATGTTTTAGCCATTGATTTAGAGGAAGAACCTGTGCAGGAGATCAGTAATATAGTAACTCACGCTGTACAAGCCGATGCTACTGATGAAGATGCATTAAAGACTTTAGGTGTTAATAATTTTGATGTAGCAGTAGTCAGTATTGGTGATAATGTTCATTCGAATGTCTTAGCTGCTTTAATTTTAAAGGAATTAGGAGTAGAGTATGTTGTTGTTAAAGCTCAAGATAATTTACATGGAAAAGTTCTAAGTAAGATTGGCGCTGATAAAATAGTCTATCCAGAACGTGATATGGGAACACGGGTTGCCCATAATTTAGTTACTTCTAATGTCTTAGATTATATAGAATTAGCACCAGATTACAGTATCATTGAAATATTAGCTACTAATAATCTAGTAGGAAAGACATTACAAGAATTAGAATTAAGGAGTAAGTTTGGAGTCAATGTAATAGCAATTAAAAAAGGTAAAGAAATTAATGTTACTCCTGAGGCTGATGATAAGGTTGAATCTAGAGATATTTTAGTAGTAATGGGAGAAGAGGAGAGGTTAGATAAATTAAGAGAATATTAAATTAATCTTTAGATAAGAATAGGAATAGTTCAATATAGGAGGAAGATTATGTTTAACACTTTAAAAGCTAAAATTTTAGCTGGATACTTAATCTTAATCTTAATTATTACTGGAGTAGCATTCTGGTCAATTAATAATTTTTTAGGCTTAAGTAATGCTATCAATGACATTATGGTCGAAAATTATCGTAGTGTAATTGCAGCTGAAAATATGATTGGTTCATTAGAACGTCAAGATAGTGCGGAACTTTTATATCTATTTGGGAAGGAAGAAAAAGGCCTCAAACTCTTTAGGAATAATGAGAAGGATTTCTTAAAATGGTTCTCTAGAGCTGAGGATAATATAACTATTGAAGAAGAAAGAGAGATTTTAGATAAGATTGATAAAGAGTTTACGAAATACTTACAGAATTTTAATCAATTAAGGGATAGGTCTAGACAGAATCAGAACTTAGCGAAAGATTTTTATTTAAGCCAAGGGATGCCGCAGTTTAATCAAATTAAAAAGATATGTGAGCGGTTATTAGATGTTAATCAAAATGCTATGGTTACTGCCCAAGAAAGGGCTAATAATAATGCTAAAGATGCTGTTTATTCTACAGCATTGGTTTCGATCTTAGCTATTGTGTTAGCTTTAGTATTTGGAATTTATATTTCAAATTTAATTATTAAACCGACTAAAAAGTTAACAGAAACTGTAGAAAAGGTTGGCCAAGGTGATTTAAACCAAGAGATTGAAGTAAAATCTAATGATGAAATTGGAGAATTGGCTACTGAATTTAATCAAATGACCCAAAGATTAAAAGAATATGAAGAAATGAATGTTAGTAAATTAGTAGCTGAAAAGAATAAATCGGAAGCCATTGTTAAGAGTATTAATAGTCCTATTGTAGTTACTGATAAAGAGCATAGAATAGTTTTATTAAATCCAATTGCAGAAGAATTATTTGGTATTAGAGAGAGCGAAGTCATCAACAAACATTTTCTAGAAGTTATTAAAGAAGAAGATATATTTAAAGAAATCGAAAGAATAATTGAAGATAATCAATCTGAGGCATCAAGACAGCAAGAGAAGGTTTTACAGTTGGATTATCAGAACAAAGAACATTATTATAGATTGATGGTGACTCCAGTATTGGGTAAAGAAAGGGAAGTATCCAGGGTGATTACATTTTTAGATGATATTACTCATCTTAAAGAAGTGGATGATTTAAAGTCTGATTTTGTTTCTACAGTCTCACATGAATTTAGAACTCCATTGACTTCTATGAATATGGGGCTTAGTCTATTGCTCGAAGAGACTCCTGGAAACATAAATGAAGATCAAGAAGAATTATTAGATGCAGCCCATGAGGATTGTAAGCGCTTAATGGATTTAGTAGATGATTTATTAGATTTATCTAAGATTGAATCCGGTAAGATTCAATTTGAATTAGATAAGGTGAATTTAGTTGACTTAGTGAAGGCTTCAATTAGACCACTTGAGAAGCAAGCTACAGAACAAAATATTAATCTTCTTGAAAGTATTCCTGAAGAATTGCCATTAGTTAAAGCAGACCCAAATAAGATAACATGGGTTTTAAGTAATTTAGTAGGTAATGCTTTACGATATACAGAAGGTGAAGGGGATATAGAAGTAAGTGCGGCTAAAAAGGGTAATAGAGTATATGTATCAGTTGCAGATACAGGGATCGGTATTCCTGAAGAATATAGAAATAAGATTTTCGATAAATTTGTGAGAGTTAAAGGTGAAGATGCTATTGATGTTAGCGGGACAGGGTTAGGTTTAGCTATAGTTAAGGAGATCGTTGAGGCACATGGCGGTAAGATTTGGGTGGATAGTGAATTAAATGAAGGTAGTACTTTTACCTTTACCCTATTACTCGCTGATTAGGAGGGGCAAATAGTGAGTCAGATTTTATTGGTAGAAGATGAAAAAAATATAATTTTGGCAACTAAGATGTGTTTAGAAGGTGCTGGTTATGATGTATTAGTAGTTAAAGATGGTTTAACGGCCATAGATACAGCATTTAATTATAAACCAGATTTAATATTATTAGATATCTTAATTCCTAAGATGAATGGTTATTTAGTCTGTGAAGCTTTACGCCAAGATGAACGAACAAAGAAACTTCCTATAGTTATGTTAAGTGCTAAAGCTGAAGAAGAAGATATTAAAAAGGCTATGAAATTAGGTGCCAATGATTATCTAGTTAAGCCGTTTGAACCTAAAGAATTATTATCTAAGATTAAAGATAATATTGAAGCACTTAATTAGAAAAAATCTTTAATGAGGTGATAAAAATGGTAAAAAAGATTTTAATTATTGATGATGAAAAAAATATTCGTAATACTTTAAGACAGTGTTTACAGACTGATCAGTATGAAGTAGAAACAGCGGTTAATGGTGAAGATGGAGTTCGAAAATTTAAAAAGAATAATTATGACTTAGTTCTTTTGGATATGAAAATGCCAGGGATGGATGGAATGGAGACTTTAGGTAAATTAAAAGAGATTAACAGTAAGGCTGATGTAATAATGATTACTGCATATGGTACTATTGAAACAGCAGTAAAAAGTATGAAATTGGGAGCTTGTGATTATTTAAGGAAACCTTTTTCACCAACAGAGATTCGGGAAATAGTAGATCGTGTATTAGATAGACAGGAATTACAAGAAGAAGAATTGACTGATTTCAATTCTTATGTTGAATTTGCTAAATCTTGTATTACTAATCGCAAATATGATAAGGCAATGAAATACTTGAAGGAAGCTATTAGTTTAGATGCTACTAAACCAGAACCATTCAATTTATTAGGAGTCTTATTAGAGATAGAAGGTAAAATCAATGAAGCCCAAAAACAGTATCGAGCTGCTTTAGCCTTAGATCCTACTCATAAACCAGCACAGGATAATCTAGAAAGAACAGGTAAATTTGACTATAGTATGAGAGATATCAATCTGGGAGAGACTGCGGATGATGAAGAAGAAGCTGAATAGATGCAAAATAATGTTAATCTGTTAAAGTAAAGGGTGATGAGTATATGTATATCTTAATTGTCGGTTGTGGTAAAGCTGGTTCTCATTTAGCTAATTCTCTTTCTAAAGAAGGAAATGATGTAGTAGTAATTGATAATAGAGAAGAAGCTTTTAACAATTTATCAGCAGAATTTACTGGTTTTAATCTACTAGGAGATGCAACAGAACTTGAAATCTTAAAACAAGGTAAAATAGAGCAGGCGGATGTAGTGACTGTTACTACTACTGATGATAATGTGAATTCTATGATTGCCCAAATTGCTAAAGAAATCTTTGAAGTTCCTGAAGTAGTAGCTAGAGTTTTTGCTCCTAGAAGAGAGGAGATTTATAATCAATTAGGAATTGACACAATCTGTCCTACTACTTTATCAGTAGTTGAATTTGAAAAAGTGATTACTAGATAGTAAGATGAGGGGGCAATATCATGAAAGTAATACTTATTGGAGGAGGGAAAGTAGTCTATTTTTTGGCTAAAACTTTTCTTTCTAAAGGTTATGAGGTTGCAATTATAAATAAAGATCAAGATTATTGTGAAATTTTGGCTAAACAATTAAAAGCTACTATTATTCATGGGGATGGATCTGATCCTTATTTTTTAGAAGATGCAGGTGCTTTACGATCTGATGCGGTAGTAGCCTTAACTCCTAATGATCCTGATAATTTATTTATTTGCCAGTTAGCAGAACAGAAATTTCAAGTTCCTAAAACTTTTGCTGTAGTTAATAATCCAACTAACGAATGGGTTTTTCAAAAATTAGGAGTTACTAAAGTAGTTAGTACTACGTCAATCATCGCTTCGTTGATTGAACAACAGGTAACAGTAGATGATGTGACAAATCTTTTCCCTATTGAAGAAGGAAAAGTAACAGTTACTCAAGTTGTTTTAACAGAAGACTCACCTGTTTTAGGTAAGGATTTGAGTGAAGTAGGGTTGCCTTATGATTCGGTACTAGGGTCTATCATTAGGAAGAATGAAGTGATTATTCCTAGAGGTAACACCCGATTGTTAGAAGGAGATAAAGTGATAGTTATTGCGTTACCACAAAACCAAGCAGAAGTATTTAAAGTTCTATTAGGGCATGAAAATGAGGGAGAAAGATGAGATATAAACGCTTACTTAAAGAACGTTATAAATTATTAATTAAATATATTGGAGCCTTAACTATAGGAATTGGAACTTTTTTATTGTTACCTTTATTAATTCTATTTTTTTATCCAGAAGAAATAGTTTATTTGACTGATTTTTTAATTCCTTCAGTTATTTCTTTAATAGTTGGTTTCTTGGCTTGGAAACTTATTCCTTATGAAAAAAAAGTTACTCTTTCATTAAAAGAAGGTGGAATTATTGTCTTAATTTCCTGGATTATAGCTATTGGAGCTTCAGCAGCTCCTTTTGTTATTGCAGGAGATTTAAATATAACTCAAGCTGTCTTTGAGGCAACAAGCGGTTGGACAACAACAGGATTATCTGTTGTTGATGTTACTAAAGCGCCACATGTTTTCTTATTGTGGCGTAGTATTATGCAATTCTTTGGTGGGGTTGGATTAGTAGTTGTAATGTTATCTTCAGTTTTACATCCTTATGGTTTTGGACTATATAATGCTGAAGGGCGGAGTGATAAACTTTTACCTCATGTTAAACGTTCCACTAAAGCAATCATGTTAATCTATTTAGGTTATATTACTGGTGGAGTATTGTTGTATATATTAATAGGGATGACTCCATTTGATGCTATTAATCATTCAATAGCAGCATTATCAACAGGAGGTTTTTCTACTAAGGTAAATAGTATCGGTCATTGGAATAGTTTACCAATGGAATTAATAACTATTATATTGATGATTTTAGGAACAATTAATTTTGCCACTCATTTTACTCTGTTAAGAGGAAAAATTAAGACTTTTTTTAGGAATGGGGAGATTAGATTATTATTCTTTTTAATTGCTTTGTTTGCTCCTATAGTTACTTATTTTTCTATGACAGAAATCTATAGTAGTTTACCTACGGCATTTAGAAGAGGAATCTTTGAAGTTGTTTCTGCTCTTTCTACTACGGGTTATTCATTGGATGTTTTCACTAATTGGAATCAGTTTGGGGTTTTAGCCTTAGTTCTTTTAATGTGGATTGGTGGTGGAACTGGCTCAACAGCAGGTGGTATTAAGTTATATAGGATTTACTTAATGTTTAAATCGTTTATCTGGCAATTAAAGACCTATTTTTTACCTGAAAATGTTATTGTTGATAATTATATTTGGCATGGAGATAGCAAAGCTTATATAAAAGAAAAGTATATTCGTCAAATCGCCAATTATATATTTATTTATATGGTAACTTATTTTATCGGTGTTTTAATTTATTTAGCTCATGGTTATTCATTATCTAAGGCTATGTTTGAATTTGCTTCTTCTTTAGGAACTGTTGGTTTATCAATAGGAATTACTGGTCCAGATGCTCCAGTAACTATTTTATGGACAGAAATTATAGGTATGTTTTTAGGAAGATTAGAATTTTTTGTTATTTTCTTTGCCATAGCTAAATTATTTAAAGATATGAAGGTGCTTAGTAAGAATAATTGATCTATTATCTAAATAATTCTTACCCTAAGTTATAATGATCTCCCAGAGTGGAGATATTATATTATGATATATTAACTTTGGAGGTGGGAATTATTACTTTAGGAGCTAAGTCATTATCACCAGCACAGTTTTTAGTATTAGGTTATATTATTGTAATTTCAATAGGAACTCTTTTGTTGAGTTTGCCGATTGCTACTGTAAATCAACAAGGGTTAAGTTTAATAGATTCTCTTTTTACTGCGACTTCTGCGACAGCAGTGACTGGGTTAATTGTGGTGAATACTAGTACATATTTTACATTCTTTGGTCAAATGGTCATTTTATTATTAATTCAAATTGGTGGATTAGGTTTTATGACTACTTCTACACTCTTTGCTCTATTATTAGGGAAGAAAATTAATTTAAGTGAAAGAAGAATTTTACAAGAAGAGCTCAATCATTTTGATCTAGCTGGTTTAATTAGATTAGTTAGATATGTAACCTTGTTAACATTAGGAATTGAATTTATAGGAGCAGTCTTGCTTTTCTTTAAGTTAATATATAAATATCCTGTACCGCAAGCTATATTTTATTCAATATTCCACTCTATTTCAGCCTTTTGTAATGCTGGTTTTGATTTATTTGGAAATAGCTTAGCCAATTTTACGAGTGATTTTTATGTGAATATGGTGATCACTAGTCTATTTATCATAGGTGGAATTGGTTTTGCAGTAATTGCTGATTTATATCGTTATAGAAAGTTTGAACGTTTTTCTTTAAATACTAAATTGGTATTGGTAACGACTATTACTTTAATTTTGTTAGGTACGGTCGTTATCTTTATTTTAGAATATTCGAATCCAGCTACTTTAAAGAATTTATCATTGAAGGGGAAGTTGTTAGGAGCTTATTTTCAAGGAGTAACACCGCGAACAGCTGGTTTTAATTCCATAGCTACTGGAAAGATGCGAAGTGCTAGTCTCTTTTTTACTATAATTTTAATGTTTATTGGAGCTTCACCAGGTTCCACTGGTGGAGGATTAAAAACAACTACAGCTGGAACCTTAATAGCAGTAGTAGCTAATTTAGTGCGGGGAGAAGATGAAGTTATATTATTTAAAAGAAATTTAGCTCGAGATATAGTTTATAAAGCATTAGCTGTTACTATCATTTCTTTGGGTTGGGTTATATTTATAACTATGATTTTAACTATTACTGAAACAGCTAATTTTTTGCAAGTTTTTTTTGAAGCAGTTTCTGCCTATGGAACAGTAGGACTATCAACGGGAATTACCGGATCTTTAAGTACTATAGGTAAAATAATAATTGTTCTCACCATGTTTTTAGGAAGAGTAGGTCCTTTAACTATGGCAACAGCTATTGGTGAAAAGGAACAGAAAGGTAAGATTAAATATCCAGAAGAAAAGGTGCTAATCGGTTAGTATGTTAACAGGGAGGCAATAAGATGAAACAATTTATAGTAATTGGATTAGGAAGATTTGGTTCTAGTGTAGCCAAAACTCTTTCTGAAAAAGGTTATGATGTTTTAGCTATTGATAGAGCTGAAAGTAAAGTACAAGAGATATCTAATATAGTTACCCATACAGTACAAGTTGATGCTACAGATGAAAATTCTCTTAAAACTTTGGGGGTTAGTAATTTTGATGTAGCAATAGTTAGTATTGGTGAGGATATACACGCCAATATTTTAGCTACCTTAATATTAAAAGAATTAGGAGTTAAACATGTAGTAGTTAAGGCTCAAGATAGATTACATGGTAAAGTATTGAGTAAAGTAGGAGCTGATAAGATAGTTTATCCAGAAAGAGATATGGGAACTAGGATAGCCAATAATTTAATTTCATCTAATATGCTGGATTATATTGAATTTGCGCCAGATTATAGTATTATAGAGATAAAGGCGACTAAGAAGATGGATGGTAATAGTTTGGCTGATCTAGAATTAAGGAGTAAATTTGGAGTTAATGTAATGGCAATTAAAACAAGAGAAGGATTAGAGATTACTCCTGAAGCAGAGAAAATAATAAGAATGGGAGATGTATTAATAGTAATCGGTAATAATAAAAGTTTAGAAAAATTACGTCGTTTTAGTAGTTAGGGGGGGTTTGATGTCTGGAATAATTTCTAGTGCTCAGAATTCAAAAGTAAAATTTTTAAGATCATTATATAGGAAAAAGTATCGTCGTAAACATAAGAAGTTTTTATTGGAAGGTAGTCGGATTATCACTGAGGCTTTAAAAGAAAATGTAGATATCTATCAAGTCTTTTATTCAGATCAATTTTTAGATAGGCAGAGTAATAAAGAATTAATTAATCGACTAAAATCGCAAACAGAAGTGATTCAGATTACAGATTCTTTATTAAAGGATATAGCCGACACTGAAACTCCACAAGGAATTATAGCCATAGTTAATCAGCCTGAATTTGAATTAAATGAATTTTTAGCAGATGATAATGATTTCTTTTTGATTATAGACCAAGTTCAGGATCCTGGAAACTTAGGTACAATTATGAGAACTGCTGATGGGGCTGGAGTTGATGGAATTTTTATATTGAAAGGAACAGTCGATATTTATAATTTGAAGAATATTAGAGCTACTATGGGTTCAATATTTAGGTTACCAATTTTTAACTTAGATCGGCCAGAAAATATCAAAGAGGTATTACAGACAGAAGATATTCAGGTAGTAGCAGGTGAGATTACCACTAATGATTACTATTATGATTTAGATTATCGAAAACCAACAGCTTTAGTAGTTGGGAATGAAGGTTCAGGAATACGGAATGAGGTCTTGGATTTGGTAGATCATAAAGTGAAAATTCCATTGAATTCAGGGATAGATTCTCTAAATGTAGCTATTGCTACTGGAGTAATGCTTTATGAAGTAGTAAGGCAGCGAAAGAAAAGTGGAGAATGACTTGTAAAGGTTTAACAGTTATGATATAATCTATTTTAACAGATATGATTAATAAAATTCCTTGAAAGGGTGTGGTCTTTAGTGGTGACCGCAGATTTGTTCTGGAAGCTTTTTGAACAGACAGGCTCTATTCAGGCGTATTTGGCTTATAGGATTCTTATAGGTACTGCTTATGGAACTCTTTAATTATACTAAGCAGTAAATAATTTAATAAGAGATACAGGCTAAGAAAGAGTGTAGTAATCTAGTGTCAGTCTTTACAGGGAGAAGGTACTATTGATTGAGAGTGTCTTTAAAGATATATTAGATGAAGTTTCGCTCTGGAGCTATTCGATTGAAAGATAGTAGGTCGAATCGGTTTCCCACCGTTAAATGGAAGTAAGAGTTAATATCTAATTGATTTTCATTAAATTAGCTAGAGTAAGTAGGGTGGTACCGCGGCTCTCTCGTCCCTAAATAGGATGAGAGGGCCTTTTTTATATTTAGGGATTAAATTATGAGTTATAATTTAAATTTATATATAGTACTCATGATTTTTATTTATAGCTTAAAATTTATTATTATATAAGGAGGATATGAAAATGGAGGAAAAGTTAAAAGAAATTGAGCAAGCAGCCATTAATGATGTGGAAGAAGCAGTTGATTTAGAAGATTTAGAACAGGTTCGAATTAAATATTTAGGAAAAAAAGGAGAGATAACTGAGATTCTTAAAAATATAGGTAGTTTACCTTCTGAACAACGGCCAGTGGTTGGTAAGTTATCAAATCAAATCAAGGGCAAATTAGAAGGATTAATTGCCAAAAGAAATACTGAATTGAAGGAAGTCCTTAAAGAAGAAAAATTGCAAACGGAACAAATAGATGTAACATTACCTGGAAAACAAACAGATTTAGGTAGTAAACATCCTTTAACTCAAACCTTTAACGAAATAAAAGAGATCTTTCTTGGGTTAGGGTTTAAAATAGCTGAAGGTCCTGAAATCGAAAAGGATTACTATAATTTTGAAGCTTTAAATATTCCTAAAAGTCATCCAGCGCGGGATATGCAGGATTCTTTCTATATTTCTGAAGAAGTTTTATTGAGAACTCACACTTCGCCGGTACAAGTAAGAACTATGGAAGAAAGCGAAGTTCCGATTCGAATTATTGCTCCTGGGCGGGTTTATCGAGTAGATGAAGTAGATGCTAATCACTCTCCAGTCTTTCATCAAGTAGAGGGATTAATGATAGGTGAGAATGTTTCATTTAGTGATTTGAAAGGTATTCTAATTAAAGTAGTAAAGGAGTTATTTGGTGAAAATAGAGATGTAAGATTTAGACCTAGTTATTTTCCATTTACTGAACCTAGTGCTGAAGTAGATGTTTCTTGTGCAATATGTGAAGGAGAAGGATGTAGTACTTGTTCTCATACTGGTTGGTTAGAGATACTGGGTTCTGGTATGGTACATCCTAGGGTTTTAGAAATGTCAGGTTTAGACCCAGAGAAGGTAAGTGGTTTTGCTTTTGGAATGGGAGTAGAAAGAATTGCTATGTTAAAGTATGGAGTTACCGATATTCGTTTATTCTATGAAAACGATAAAAGATTTTTAGAACAGTTTTAAATGAATTTTAATTGTAACATCAATATATTTAAGGAGGTAAAATAGTAATGAATGTTTCATATAAATGGTTACAAGAATATATAGATTTTGATTATAGTCCTCAAGATTTAGCAGAAAAATTAACTTTAGCTGGTTTAGAAGTTGATAAGATAGTTTATCAAGGTGAGGGATTAGAAGATGTAATAATCGGTAAAATTTTAGAGATTAATAAACATCCTAACGCCGACAAGTTATCGATTTGTCAAGTAGATTTAGGAACTACAGAAGAAGAGATAGTCTGTGGTGCTAATAATATGGAGAGTGGCGATAAAGTACCAGTAGCTCCAGTAGGGACTCAATTGCCAAATGGTATGGAAATCAATGAGGTAGATTTAAGAGGAGTAAAATCTCGAGGGATGCTTTGCTCTGCCGATGAGTTAGGATTACAAGAAGACAGAGCTGAAGGTTTGATGATTTTAGATCAAAGTTTAGAAATAGGAAGTAAGTTTATAAATGCTTTAAAATTAAATGACTTTATTCTTGAATTAGATTTAACTCCTAATTACGCTGATTGTTTAAGTATGATAGGAGTAGCCCGAGAAGTAGCAGCAATGACTGGAAATGAATTAAAACTGCCTGAACCTAAATTTGAGGCTAAAGGACTTGAAGTTTCTGAATTAACAAGTATTAATGTAGAAGATGAAGATCTATGTCCTAGATATACAGCAAGAGTAATTAAAAATGTAGAAGTAAAGGAATCTCCTTTATGGTTACAAAAACGATTGAGAGCTATAGGAATTAGACCAATTAATAACATAGTGGATATTACTAATTATGTGTTAATGGAGTTTGGCCAGCCATTACATGCATTTGATTATGATAAATTAGCTGAAAATAGAATTGTAGTTCGTAGAGCTAAAGCTGGGGAAAAATTAATAACACTTGATGACGAAGAAAGAGAATTAGATGAAGATATGTTGGTTATTGCTGATGCCCAAAAACCTGTTTGTGTTGCAGGAGTAATGGGTGGAGCTAATAGTGAAGTAACAACTAAGACAACTAATATTTTGCTTGAGTCAGCTAGTTTTAATCCAATTAGTATTAGAAAAACAGCTAAAAAGTTAGGGTTACATAGTGATTCATCACATAGATTTGAACGTGGTGTAGATATTAATGGTACTAATTTAGCTAGTAAGCAAGCGATTGAATTAATTTTAGAATTAGGTGGAGGAAAAGTAGCTAAAGGAGTTATTGATGCTTATCCTGAACCAGTAGCACCATTAAAGTTAGAATTAAGAACCGACAGAATTAATAAGTTATTAGGAACTGAGATTTCTTCAGAAGAAATGGTGAATTTATTAGAAAAATTAGAGTTTGGTATTGAAGAAAAAGATTCTAAATATATAGTTAAAATACCTACCTTTAGAGGTGATATAAGTCGAGAAG
Coding sequences within it:
- a CDS encoding potassium channel family protein — its product is MKQFIVIGLGRFGSSVATTLAEKGHDVLAIDLEEEPVQEISNIVTHAVQADATDEDALKTLGVNNFDVAVVSIGDNVHSNVLAALILKELGVEYVVVKAQDNLHGKVLSKIGADKIVYPERDMGTRVAHNLVTSNVLDYIELAPDYSIIEILATNNLVGKTLQELELRSKFGVNVIAIKKGKEINVTPEADDKVESRDILVVMGEEERLDKLREY
- a CDS encoding sensor histidine kinase; the encoded protein is MFNTLKAKILAGYLILILIITGVAFWSINNFLGLSNAINDIMVENYRSVIAAENMIGSLERQDSAELLYLFGKEEKGLKLFRNNEKDFLKWFSRAEDNITIEEEREILDKIDKEFTKYLQNFNQLRDRSRQNQNLAKDFYLSQGMPQFNQIKKICERLLDVNQNAMVTAQERANNNAKDAVYSTALVSILAIVLALVFGIYISNLIIKPTKKLTETVEKVGQGDLNQEIEVKSNDEIGELATEFNQMTQRLKEYEEMNVSKLVAEKNKSEAIVKSINSPIVVTDKEHRIVLLNPIAEELFGIRESEVINKHFLEVIKEEDIFKEIERIIEDNQSEASRQQEKVLQLDYQNKEHYYRLMVTPVLGKEREVSRVITFLDDITHLKEVDDLKSDFVSTVSHEFRTPLTSMNMGLSLLLEETPGNINEDQEELLDAAHEDCKRLMDLVDDLLDLSKIESGKIQFELDKVNLVDLVKASIRPLEKQATEQNINLLESIPEELPLVKADPNKITWVLSNLVGNALRYTEGEGDIEVSAAKKGNRVYVSVADTGIGIPEEYRNKIFDKFVRVKGEDAIDVSGTGLGLAIVKEIVEAHGGKIWVDSELNEGSTFTFTLLLAD
- a CDS encoding response regulator transcription factor: MSQILLVEDEKNIILATKMCLEGAGYDVLVVKDGLTAIDTAFNYKPDLILLDILIPKMNGYLVCEALRQDERTKKLPIVMLSAKAEEEDIKKAMKLGANDYLVKPFEPKELLSKIKDNIEALN
- a CDS encoding response regulator, with amino-acid sequence MVKKILIIDDEKNIRNTLRQCLQTDQYEVETAVNGEDGVRKFKKNNYDLVLLDMKMPGMDGMETLGKLKEINSKADVIMITAYGTIETAVKSMKLGACDYLRKPFSPTEIREIVDRVLDRQELQEEELTDFNSYVEFAKSCITNRKYDKAMKYLKEAISLDATKPEPFNLLGVLLEIEGKINEAQKQYRAALALDPTHKPAQDNLERTGKFDYSMRDINLGETADDEEEAE
- a CDS encoding potassium channel family protein; the encoded protein is MYILIVGCGKAGSHLANSLSKEGNDVVVIDNREEAFNNLSAEFTGFNLLGDATELEILKQGKIEQADVVTVTTTDDNVNSMIAQIAKEIFEVPEVVARVFAPRREEIYNQLGIDTICPTTLSVVEFEKVITR
- a CDS encoding potassium channel family protein, whose translation is MKVILIGGGKVVYFLAKTFLSKGYEVAIINKDQDYCEILAKQLKATIIHGDGSDPYFLEDAGALRSDAVVALTPNDPDNLFICQLAEQKFQVPKTFAVVNNPTNEWVFQKLGVTKVVSTTSIIASLIEQQVTVDDVTNLFPIEEGKVTVTQVVLTEDSPVLGKDLSEVGLPYDSVLGSIIRKNEVIIPRGNTRLLEGDKVIVIALPQNQAEVFKVLLGHENEGER
- a CDS encoding TrkH family potassium uptake protein; its protein translation is MRYKRLLKERYKLLIKYIGALTIGIGTFLLLPLLILFFYPEEIVYLTDFLIPSVISLIVGFLAWKLIPYEKKVTLSLKEGGIIVLISWIIAIGASAAPFVIAGDLNITQAVFEATSGWTTTGLSVVDVTKAPHVFLLWRSIMQFFGGVGLVVVMLSSVLHPYGFGLYNAEGRSDKLLPHVKRSTKAIMLIYLGYITGGVLLYILIGMTPFDAINHSIAALSTGGFSTKVNSIGHWNSLPMELITIILMILGTINFATHFTLLRGKIKTFFRNGEIRLLFFLIALFAPIVTYFSMTEIYSSLPTAFRRGIFEVVSALSTTGYSLDVFTNWNQFGVLALVLLMWIGGGTGSTAGGIKLYRIYLMFKSFIWQLKTYFLPENVIVDNYIWHGDSKAYIKEKYIRQIANYIFIYMVTYFIGVLIYLAHGYSLSKAMFEFASSLGTVGLSIGITGPDAPVTILWTEIIGMFLGRLEFFVIFFAIAKLFKDMKVLSKNN
- a CDS encoding TrkH family potassium uptake protein codes for the protein MLYYDILTLEVGIITLGAKSLSPAQFLVLGYIIVISIGTLLLSLPIATVNQQGLSLIDSLFTATSATAVTGLIVVNTSTYFTFFGQMVILLLIQIGGLGFMTTSTLFALLLGKKINLSERRILQEELNHFDLAGLIRLVRYVTLLTLGIEFIGAVLLFFKLIYKYPVPQAIFYSIFHSISAFCNAGFDLFGNSLANFTSDFYVNMVITSLFIIGGIGFAVIADLYRYRKFERFSLNTKLVLVTTITLILLGTVVIFILEYSNPATLKNLSLKGKLLGAYFQGVTPRTAGFNSIATGKMRSASLFFTIILMFIGASPGSTGGGLKTTTAGTLIAVVANLVRGEDEVILFKRNLARDIVYKALAVTIISLGWVIFITMILTITETANFLQVFFEAVSAYGTVGLSTGITGSLSTIGKIIIVLTMFLGRVGPLTMATAIGEKEQKGKIKYPEEKVLIG
- a CDS encoding potassium channel family protein; protein product: MKQFIVIGLGRFGSSVAKTLSEKGYDVLAIDRAESKVQEISNIVTHTVQVDATDENSLKTLGVSNFDVAIVSIGEDIHANILATLILKELGVKHVVVKAQDRLHGKVLSKVGADKIVYPERDMGTRIANNLISSNMLDYIEFAPDYSIIEIKATKKMDGNSLADLELRSKFGVNVMAIKTREGLEITPEAEKIIRMGDVLIVIGNNKSLEKLRRFSS